A stretch of the Sulfurimonas sp. HSL-1656 genome encodes the following:
- a CDS encoding RDD family protein, with the protein MVPTDKEIIYAGFFSRLLATVADLFIISLVLNILPRVIDMQSLLILPVVWWVYNTVMVVRWKATIGGKIFGIEVLGNDLEPLSFKLASYRLIISIIPFVLYVLIRSFQHQMILIPSPTIQQLPQFLFFLPPLIMVFTQKRQMIHDLIVGSVVVDNSAIKHAAAETTGIGYAGQKILRTIGTLLFLVMAGYLIIYTSVFYTLAQQSHSSYNASFAHHYSTNDYNDSRIIFYNRELELNSRKFIEANGMYDIFEADVKKDLALNCIEYFLSQEHNESDWIEMGSSFRKNARNKYANNETLIKQAKMNEDHMGKHFYYYDLNDVNALEDNIANIWKKGANTQTCQKMLPVDQMYAMFLPRYIKNREEALERYKREYQYAKPSGMLNKSFYKDQIKETSEWLAMLYENQP; encoded by the coding sequence ATGGTACCTACGGATAAAGAGATAATTTATGCAGGATTTTTTTCGAGGCTTCTGGCTACAGTCGCAGATTTATTCATCATTTCACTTGTGTTGAATATTCTCCCCAGGGTGATAGACATGCAAAGTCTATTGATCCTTCCTGTCGTATGGTGGGTCTACAACACTGTCATGGTCGTCAGATGGAAAGCCACTATAGGCGGCAAGATCTTTGGCATAGAGGTGCTTGGCAATGATCTGGAGCCCCTCTCTTTTAAATTGGCTTCATACAGGTTGATTATCAGCATCATCCCTTTTGTACTCTATGTTCTGATTAGAAGTTTTCAACATCAGATGATACTCATCCCTTCCCCCACCATTCAGCAATTACCCCAATTCCTCTTTTTTCTTCCTCCCCTCATTATGGTTTTTACACAAAAAAGGCAGATGATACACGATCTGATCGTGGGTAGTGTCGTCGTTGACAATAGTGCAATAAAGCATGCTGCAGCAGAAACGACGGGCATAGGCTATGCAGGCCAGAAGATCCTAAGAACAATCGGAACACTGCTTTTTCTTGTGATGGCAGGCTATCTCATCATCTATACATCGGTCTTTTATACCCTGGCTCAACAGAGTCATAGTTCCTATAATGCTTCTTTTGCCCATCACTATTCGACAAATGATTACAATGATTCAAGAATTATTTTTTACAACCGGGAACTCGAGCTAAACAGCCGGAAGTTTATCGAAGCCAACGGGATGTATGACATCTTTGAAGCCGATGTCAAAAAAGATCTGGCGCTGAACTGTATTGAGTATTTTCTTTCACAAGAGCATAACGAATCAGACTGGATAGAGATGGGTAGCAGTTTTAGGAAAAATGCGCGCAACAAATATGCCAATAATGAAACCCTGATCAAGCAAGCGAAGATGAATGAGGATCATATGGGAAAACATTTTTACTACTATGACCTCAATGATGTGAATGCTCTTGAAGATAATATTGCCAATATATGGAAAAAAGGTGCGAACACGCAGACATGCCAAAAGATGCTGCCGGTCGATCAGATGTATGCGATGTTTCTACCGAGATATATCAAGAACAGGGAAGAAGCGCTGGAACGGTACAAGCGTGAGTACCAGTATGCAAAACCGTCAGGAATGCTGAACAAATCTTTTTATAAAGATCAGATAAAAGAAACATCTGAATGGCTTGCAATGCTCTATGAAAATCAACCTTGA
- the blaOXA gene encoding class D beta-lactamase codes for MAALLLFPALGFGWEENAKIAGLFHNANVDGTFILYDMTGNAYIGYNQTRTETRHIPASTFKIANTLIGLSSGVVKSVDEPLPYKGPAKPFIPEWGHDMGLRRAIAISNVPIYQELARRIGLERMRAGLVKLHYGNAETGKVVDRFWLDGPLKISALEQVKFLSALVQDRLPLPKQVQKSVRGILFLEEGADWKLYGKTGWQNAPDNGVGWLVGWLEKKGYIYVFALNIDIKKPSDAKERVKLAKASLKLQGLI; via the coding sequence ATGGCAGCCCTTCTCCTCTTTCCTGCGCTAGGTTTCGGCTGGGAAGAAAATGCCAAGATCGCCGGGCTCTTTCACAATGCGAATGTCGACGGGACGTTCATACTCTACGATATGACTGGGAATGCGTACATTGGATACAACCAAACCCGTACTGAAACACGCCATATCCCCGCATCGACTTTTAAAATTGCCAATACGCTCATCGGGCTCTCGTCGGGTGTCGTCAAAAGCGTGGATGAGCCCCTGCCCTACAAAGGCCCTGCCAAGCCTTTTATTCCGGAGTGGGGACATGATATGGGGTTGCGCAGGGCCATCGCCATCTCCAACGTACCGATCTACCAGGAACTTGCACGGCGCATCGGTCTGGAACGTATGCGTGCCGGCCTCGTCAAACTCCATTACGGCAACGCGGAGACGGGAAAAGTTGTTGACAGGTTCTGGCTCGACGGACCGCTAAAGATCAGCGCACTCGAACAGGTAAAATTCCTGTCTGCGCTCGTTCAGGACAGGCTGCCGCTTCCGAAACAGGTGCAAAAAAGCGTACGGGGGATCCTCTTCCTCGAAGAGGGGGCAGACTGGAAGCTCTACGGTAAAACCGGCTGGCAGAACGCTCCGGACAACGGCGTCGGCTGGCTGGTGGGATGGCTGGAGAAAAAAGGGTACATTTACGTGTTTGCCCTGAATATTGACATCAAAAAACCCTCTGATGCCAAGGAGCGCGTCAAACTGGCAAAAGCGAGTTTGAAACTTCAGGGCCTGATATAA
- a CDS encoding isoprenylcysteine carboxylmethyltransferase family protein → MTLLYLIIPLVLLLCGGDLGWWQGWVYSVLLFLAGIGGRYFAEKRHPGILAERASMDKAKSAKSWDKILAPLMALSLSFPLVIVAGLDHRYEWTPLMPVWLNMLGLIIIAVGYAFAAWAIVENRFFSTTVRIQTDRGHTVCDSGPYRVVRHPGYAGNLLALAGIIIALDSLWTLLPAVAALVISVVRTALEDRTLQAELPGYADYAGRVRYRLFPGIY, encoded by the coding sequence GTGACCCTCCTCTACCTCATCATCCCGCTGGTCCTGCTGCTCTGCGGGGGCGATTTGGGCTGGTGGCAGGGCTGGGTCTATTCCGTGCTGCTGTTTCTGGCCGGTATCGGCGGGCGTTACTTTGCTGAAAAGCGGCATCCGGGGATTCTCGCAGAGCGGGCCAGTATGGACAAGGCCAAGAGTGCGAAATCGTGGGACAAAATTCTTGCACCGCTGATGGCCCTGAGTCTCTCGTTTCCCCTTGTCATCGTCGCAGGGCTCGACCACCGCTACGAGTGGACGCCGCTGATGCCGGTATGGCTCAACATGCTAGGTCTCATTATCATCGCGGTTGGGTATGCCTTCGCCGCCTGGGCCATCGTCGAGAACCGTTTTTTCTCCACGACGGTACGTATCCAGACAGACCGGGGGCATACGGTCTGCGACAGCGGCCCTTACCGGGTCGTACGCCACCCGGGCTATGCGGGCAACCTTCTGGCCCTTGCCGGGATCATCATCGCCCTGGACTCCCTGTGGACTCTTCTCCCTGCCGTCGCGGCACTGGTTATTTCCGTAGTCAGAACCGCACTCGAGGACAGAACGCTTCAAGCGGAGCTGCCGGGGTACGCTGATTATGCAGGACGTGTGCGCTATCGCCTGTTCCCCGGAATCTACTGA
- a CDS encoding GGDEF domain-containing protein, producing MQHKSATKAFELQAIESMDFRRPVLVGLMLFMLLMLTWHTVAEARFGLGLMVFLEGGFAVYTAILLYFVWRSDYSRWLAVAFVIPAVGIILTAMFHPDTPNNVFVWTFIFPILTYALLGLRLGFAVTLAGSAMALAAYLSKAGDLSQGHNILILTDVVICMSIIWVIAHMYELYRQRSVEALQLMATTDELTGLQNRRQMEPAFAHLSKIADRQAQVLAVIVVDLDHFKQINDRWGHDAGDAVLKHAADLLLKNVRKSDWAFRTGGEEFCLLLQVNDVAGAVTVAETIRAAVEAAPCHYELKEIELSASIGVAVYPDEGRNFEQLLQRADAYMYHAKQAGRNRVVAADSERA from the coding sequence ATGCAGCATAAATCCGCCACAAAAGCCTTTGAACTGCAGGCTATCGAAAGTATGGATTTCAGACGGCCCGTCCTTGTCGGTCTGATGCTGTTTATGCTCCTCATGCTCACCTGGCATACCGTCGCCGAAGCGCGTTTCGGCCTAGGCCTTATGGTCTTTTTGGAAGGCGGCTTTGCCGTCTATACCGCCATACTGCTCTATTTTGTCTGGCGGTCGGATTACTCGCGTTGGCTGGCCGTTGCGTTTGTCATTCCCGCCGTAGGCATCATTTTAACGGCCATGTTTCATCCTGATACGCCCAACAACGTCTTCGTCTGGACGTTTATCTTTCCCATACTCACATACGCGCTTCTCGGACTCAGGCTTGGTTTTGCCGTCACGTTGGCAGGGAGTGCTATGGCACTGGCGGCGTACCTCTCCAAGGCAGGTGACCTGAGCCAGGGGCACAACATTCTGATACTGACTGATGTCGTGATATGCATGAGTATTATCTGGGTCATAGCGCACATGTACGAGCTTTACCGGCAGCGCAGTGTCGAAGCGCTGCAGCTGATGGCGACCACGGATGAACTGACGGGCCTGCAGAACCGGCGGCAGATGGAACCGGCCTTCGCACACCTCTCGAAGATTGCGGACAGGCAGGCGCAGGTTCTGGCCGTCATTGTCGTCGACCTTGACCATTTCAAGCAGATCAATGACCGCTGGGGCCATGATGCAGGTGATGCCGTTCTAAAGCACGCCGCGGACCTGCTTCTCAAAAATGTGCGTAAAAGCGACTGGGCCTTTCGTACCGGCGGGGAGGAGTTCTGCCTGCTGCTGCAGGTCAATGATGTTGCAGGGGCAGTGACGGTAGCGGAAACCATACGCGCAGCAGTCGAAGCGGCACCCTGTCACTACGAGCTGAAGGAAATCGAGCTGTCCGCCAGTATCGGTGTTGCGGTGTATCCCGATGAAGGCCGGAACTTCGAACAGCTGCTGCAACGCGCAGACGCCTATATGTACCATGCAAAACAGGCGGGACGCAACCGGGTGGTTGCAGCAGACTCGGAGCGGGCATGA